A single region of the Pseudomonas sp. B21-023 genome encodes:
- a CDS encoding amino acid adenylation domain-containing protein, which produces MFDTPSTRGMAGAQAAVLPDNWHHDAPFDSDQCVHGLFEAQVRRAPQAIAVRYGEDALSYGELNARANRLAHHLRAQGVGPDVRVGLCVERSLDMLVAVLAVLKAGGAYVPLDPAYPRARLAHMLADSAPAVLLGHGRALALLAGLEQAAVVLDLDEEHAWAEQPVFDPDPQAIGLTPRHLAYVIYTSGSTGIPKGVMVEHHGLVALSAAWGRFYSLQAPLNHLQMAGFSFDVFSADLIRALGFGGTLVLCPRDTLMDPPALYRLLSEAQVGFGDFVPAVLNPLMDWAEANDRDLSFLRTVVCGSDVWTAHSARQLRRLCGERVRIVQAYGVTEASIDSTCHEVPALDIADAVLPIGRPLANCRVYLLDAQGQASEEGELYLGGVGVARGYLNLPQLSAERFIDSPYVAGERLYRTGDLARLNADGQLEFLGRGDQQAKLRGLRLELGEIEARLAQVAGVRQSLVLLRQDPPGEPRLVAYYAEQPGAGLTPAALREQLGAHLPDYMLPSAYVAMPALPLTANGKFDRSGLPAPQAGDFEQAHYQAPQGTLETTLAAIWAEVLGLARVGRDDHFFALGGHSLLVMRILARVRQELAREVAPALLFEYPRLKDFAERLQASRDEARMPIVAIERSGAQTLSSAQQRLWFLAQLEGGNAAYHMPLNLCIRGPLQVTALVASLGRLVARHEALRTTFVSIEGEGRQLIGAADQGMAFSQVDLHGLPDAQSRLEALIEEEGARPFDLAQGPLMRACLVRLAVDEHVLLLTQHHIISDGWSVGVLTRDLEALYGAAVQGREALLPALAVQYVDYAAWHRQWLAGERLHCQRRYWRQALEGAPALLTLPTDHPRPAVQDYRGGYVPLVLDRALTARLKALCGAQGTTLFMVLLGAWSLLLMRLSGQDDVVIGVPSANRPDPALDGLIGFFVNTLALRVTRSGAPSLTQWLRQVRQLTLQAQAHQDLPFEQVVELLNPSRSLAYSPLFQVLFAWEQDQGQTLALPGLEVSTVPARQRVAKFDLQLALSERDGEIVGGLEYASGLFESATVARFGEYLRRLLQAMVDDPAQSIATFELVDGAERGQVLEAFNRTARDTASQPGCMARLETMARREPGAVALVADGQSLSYAELNRAANRLAHHLIAQGVGPDQRVGLCLERSAQMVVGLLAILKAGAAYVPFDPAYPAERLAFMLADAAPSLLLTQASLCPGLPQTVELLCLDRDAARWAGCPASDPQVVVSPANLGYVLYTSGSTGRPKGVAHSRRALDNLIGWQLDDDPAPRRVLQFASLNFDVSFQEICSTLCQGGTLLLMSEAGRKDLAALRPTLVAQAAGRAFLPFAVLQQLAALTEADAPGPAGGCEIVTAGEALQVNDALRRLVCGLGGARLRNQYGPTETHVVSQFSLACDEAEHWPELPPIGKPITNARLYVLDGDLNPLPVGVSGELYIAGACLARGYLNRSAASAERFLPDPFGTEPGARMYRSGDLARWQADGNLEYLGRADQQVKLRGFRIELGEIDSLLRQQPGVRDATVLLREDVAGDPRLVAYVVGEQAPQTLRAALQRQLPEHMLPSAWVSLEQLPLTRNGKLDRQALPAPERGGAAHFEAPRDDTEQRMAQVWAEVLKCERVGIHDNFFDLGGHSLLATRLVYAVNQRLGTQLSLSSLFQAPVLMDLAAQAKAMAHGQAASEVQALRPDPASRHAPFPLTDIQQAYWFGREASVSLGGVSAHGYEELRIPAFDVPRFEAALNRMILRHDMLRVVFLGDGTQQVLEQVPRYSMAVHDLRGLGAEAANQALLATRERQSHQVLDASRWPLFDFSVSLLDHGISHLHISLDALVVDAASTQILARELMGFYHDPERALPEPGVTFRDYVLAERRLRADQRYAQALDYWRGRIEHLAPAPDLPRVCQPESIANPHFTRRDRDMPAAQWAQLKAMARRFGVTPSVMLLTAFSEVLALWSRQPRFTLSLPLFNRLPLHPQVDAIIGDFTSLVLLEVAIDGTASFTDKARAVQARLWQDIDHSVVSGVRVLRELSQARGVQQTAMPIVFNSTLSEAAPELAEFNLADALGATLEHSITQTPHVWLDHTLLELEGRLLFNWDSIDALFPEGMIGQMFAAYNALLDRLLAPEAWAASTPQLLPQARLPQAPAAPRDLPLMHALFERQALATPQAVAVLGTRELSYGQLRQEARQLAAQLQARGAQRNRLVAVVMQRGWEQVVATLAILYAGGAYLPLDPTLPKARLQHILERAEATLALTQPGLLEQVAWPAQITALTVSEQAHSAAEALREVDVRPDDLAYVIYTSGSTGTPKGVVIDHQGAVNTLLDINRRFAVGPQDRVLAISSLSFDLSVYDFFGTLAAGAAVVMLEPQLSLDPAHWAALVEGHRVSVWNSVPALLGMLVEYLEGEGRALPASLRLAMLSGDWIPLALPERARALRPGLQMMSLGGATEASIWSIGYPITQVDPAWRSIPYGKALDHQRFHVLDEALQVRPTWATGHLYIGGIGLAKGYWRDEALSARSFFDHPLSGERLYRTGDLGRLLPDGNIEFLGRDDNQVKVQGYRIELGEIEAVLNRHPGVHSAVVRILGEAQAQKRLAGYVLKADPALQVGDFAGYLADKLPAYMLPSSFTFVDAWPLSANGKVDKSRLPEPEQAPASGPQLLLDGPQEQRLVAIVEQVLGQPAIAADANLLSLGATSIDIVRISNALSSELGFRPHVAHLLAQPTLLNLLALYRQRPQRHEAPRAQVDEVLDDPQQRARFKAEQRARRRFADDARQVPLGVPDDPAFIQRYRDYRSVRHYLEQPITAQAFAGLLAMLAQGQLDGEAKYLFPSAGGAYPLQTYLYIKPGRVLGVPGGAYYHDPVAHRLVAMGDGALDADTYDYFVNRPVYEGAAFALFFVADLAAIRPLYGDGSREFCLIEAGAMAQLLTMAAPDLGLGLCGVGSVEARQLAGLFDLGADHALVYSMVGGLRAAHATPTTQPEVLAVTAQDDNDMEEFEV; this is translated from the coding sequence ATGTTCGACACCCCCTCCACGCGCGGCATGGCCGGCGCGCAAGCCGCTGTTTTACCCGATAACTGGCACCACGACGCACCGTTCGACAGCGACCAGTGTGTGCATGGCCTGTTCGAAGCGCAGGTACGGCGAGCGCCGCAAGCCATCGCCGTGCGCTATGGCGAGGATGCGCTGAGCTATGGCGAGCTCAATGCCAGGGCCAACCGCCTGGCCCATCACCTGCGTGCCCAGGGTGTCGGCCCGGACGTGCGGGTCGGCCTGTGCGTCGAGCGATCGCTGGACATGCTGGTGGCCGTGCTCGCGGTGCTCAAGGCCGGGGGCGCCTACGTGCCGCTGGACCCCGCCTACCCGCGGGCGCGCCTGGCGCACATGCTGGCCGACAGCGCGCCGGCGGTGCTGCTTGGCCACGGCCGGGCACTGGCGTTGCTCGCTGGCCTGGAGCAGGCGGCAGTGGTACTCGACCTGGACGAGGAGCACGCCTGGGCCGAGCAGCCGGTCTTTGATCCCGACCCGCAGGCGATCGGCCTGACGCCCCGTCACCTGGCGTATGTGATCTATACCTCCGGCTCCACCGGCATCCCCAAGGGGGTGATGGTCGAGCACCATGGCCTGGTTGCGTTGAGCGCCGCCTGGGGCCGCTTCTATTCGCTGCAGGCACCGTTGAATCACCTGCAGATGGCGGGCTTTTCGTTCGACGTGTTCAGCGCCGACCTGATTCGCGCGCTGGGCTTTGGCGGCACCCTGGTGCTGTGCCCGCGTGACACGCTGATGGACCCGCCCGCGCTGTACCGCCTGCTGAGCGAAGCGCAGGTAGGCTTCGGCGACTTCGTGCCGGCGGTGCTCAACCCGCTGATGGACTGGGCCGAGGCGAACGATCGCGACCTGTCGTTCCTGCGCACCGTGGTGTGCGGCTCGGACGTCTGGACCGCCCACAGTGCCCGCCAGCTGCGCCGCCTGTGCGGCGAGCGGGTGCGGATCGTGCAGGCCTACGGCGTGACCGAGGCCAGTATCGACAGTACCTGCCACGAAGTACCGGCGCTCGATATCGCCGACGCCGTGCTGCCTATCGGTCGACCGCTGGCCAACTGCCGCGTCTACCTGCTCGACGCGCAGGGGCAGGCGAGCGAGGAGGGGGAGTTGTACCTCGGCGGCGTCGGTGTCGCGCGCGGTTATCTGAATCTGCCGCAGTTGAGCGCCGAACGCTTCATCGACAGCCCCTATGTGGCAGGTGAGCGCCTGTACCGCACCGGCGACCTGGCGCGCCTGAACGCCGATGGCCAGCTCGAGTTCCTTGGTCGCGGCGACCAGCAGGCCAAACTGCGTGGCCTGCGCCTGGAACTGGGCGAAATCGAGGCACGCCTGGCACAAGTGGCCGGCGTACGGCAAAGCCTGGTGCTGCTGCGCCAGGACCCACCGGGCGAGCCGCGCCTGGTGGCCTACTACGCCGAGCAGCCGGGCGCCGGCTTGACCCCGGCGGCCCTGCGCGAACAGCTGGGTGCGCATCTGCCGGACTACATGCTGCCGAGCGCCTACGTGGCCATGCCAGCCTTGCCCCTGACCGCCAATGGCAAGTTCGACCGCAGCGGCCTGCCCGCACCGCAGGCCGGTGACTTCGAGCAAGCCCACTACCAGGCGCCGCAGGGCACGCTGGAAACCACCCTGGCGGCCATCTGGGCCGAGGTACTGGGCCTGGCGCGGGTCGGGCGCGACGACCACTTCTTCGCCCTTGGCGGCCATTCGCTGCTGGTCATGCGCATCCTGGCCAGGGTGCGCCAGGAACTGGCCCGCGAAGTGGCGCCGGCGCTGCTGTTCGAATACCCGCGGCTCAAGGACTTCGCCGAGCGGCTCCAGGCTAGCCGGGACGAGGCGCGCATGCCGATCGTCGCAATCGAACGATCCGGCGCGCAAACGTTGTCGTCCGCCCAGCAGCGCTTGTGGTTCCTGGCCCAGCTGGAGGGCGGCAATGCCGCCTACCACATGCCGCTGAACCTGTGCATCAGGGGCCCGTTGCAGGTGACGGCATTGGTCGCGAGCCTGGGCCGCCTGGTGGCCCGCCACGAAGCACTGCGCACCACCTTCGTCAGCATCGAGGGCGAGGGTCGCCAACTCATTGGCGCCGCGGACCAGGGCATGGCCTTCAGCCAGGTCGACCTGCACGGCCTGCCTGATGCGCAGTCGCGCCTTGAGGCGTTGATCGAGGAGGAGGGCGCAAGGCCCTTCGACCTGGCCCAAGGGCCGCTGATGCGTGCCTGCCTGGTACGCCTGGCGGTGGACGAGCATGTGCTGCTGCTGACCCAGCATCACATCATCTCCGATGGTTGGTCGGTAGGCGTGCTGACCCGTGACCTGGAGGCGCTGTATGGCGCCGCCGTGCAAGGCCGCGAGGCCCTGTTGCCTGCGCTGGCGGTGCAATACGTGGACTATGCCGCCTGGCACCGGCAGTGGCTCGCCGGCGAGCGCCTGCACTGCCAACGCCGCTACTGGCGTCAGGCGCTGGAAGGCGCGCCGGCGCTGTTGACGCTGCCGACCGATCACCCGCGCCCGGCCGTGCAGGACTATCGCGGCGGTTACGTGCCACTGGTGCTGGACCGCGCCCTGACCGCACGCCTGAAGGCACTGTGCGGGGCCCAGGGTACCACGCTGTTCATGGTCCTGCTGGGGGCCTGGTCGCTGCTGCTGATGCGCCTGTCCGGCCAGGACGACGTGGTCATCGGCGTACCCTCGGCCAACCGGCCGGACCCGGCGCTGGACGGGCTGATCGGCTTCTTCGTCAACACCCTGGCCTTGCGCGTTACCCGCAGCGGCGCCCCTTCTCTGACGCAATGGCTGCGTCAGGTCCGCCAGCTGACGTTGCAGGCCCAGGCCCACCAGGACCTGCCCTTCGAACAGGTGGTGGAACTGCTCAACCCGTCGCGCAGCCTGGCCTACAGCCCGTTGTTCCAGGTGCTGTTCGCCTGGGAGCAGGATCAGGGCCAGACCCTGGCCTTGCCGGGCCTTGAAGTCAGCACCGTGCCGGCGCGCCAGCGGGTGGCCAAGTTCGATCTGCAACTGGCGTTGAGCGAGCGCGACGGAGAGATCGTCGGCGGCCTGGAGTACGCCAGCGGGTTGTTCGAGTCCGCTACCGTGGCGCGTTTCGGCGAATACCTGCGCCGCCTGTTGCAGGCCATGGTCGATGACCCCGCGCAGTCGATCGCCACGTTTGAGCTGGTGGACGGCGCTGAGCGCGGGCAGGTCCTGGAGGCCTTCAACCGTACGGCCCGCGACACCGCCAGCCAGCCGGGCTGCATGGCGCGCCTGGAGACCATGGCCCGGCGTGAGCCGGGTGCCGTGGCGCTGGTCGCCGACGGGCAGTCCCTGAGCTACGCCGAGTTGAACCGCGCGGCCAACCGCCTGGCCCACCACCTGATCGCCCAAGGTGTCGGCCCCGATCAGCGGGTCGGCCTGTGCCTGGAACGCTCGGCGCAGATGGTCGTCGGCCTGCTGGCGATCCTCAAGGCGGGCGCGGCCTATGTGCCGTTCGATCCAGCCTATCCGGCCGAGCGCCTGGCCTTCATGCTCGCCGACGCCGCGCCAAGCCTGCTGTTGACCCAGGCCTCACTGTGCCCGGGCCTGCCGCAGACGGTCGAGCTGCTGTGCCTGGATCGCGACGCGGCCCGCTGGGCCGGCTGCCCGGCCAGCGATCCGCAGGTGGTGGTCAGCCCGGCGAACCTCGGTTATGTGCTGTACACCTCCGGCTCGACCGGGCGACCCAAGGGCGTGGCCCATAGCCGCCGCGCCCTGGACAACCTGATCGGCTGGCAACTCGACGACGACCCGGCGCCGCGCCGGGTGCTGCAGTTCGCCTCGCTGAACTTCGACGTGTCGTTCCAGGAGATCTGCAGCACCCTGTGCCAGGGTGGCACCCTGCTGCTGATGAGCGAAGCCGGGCGCAAGGACCTGGCCGCCCTGCGCCCGACCCTGGTGGCCCAGGCGGCGGGGCGCGCCTTCCTGCCGTTCGCCGTGTTGCAACAACTGGCCGCGCTGACCGAGGCCGACGCTCCCGGACCGGCTGGTGGGTGCGAGATCGTCACCGCCGGCGAGGCGCTGCAGGTCAACGATGCGCTGCGCCGGTTGGTCTGCGGGCTGGGTGGCGCGCGCCTGCGCAACCAGTACGGGCCCACCGAGACCCATGTGGTCAGCCAGTTCAGCCTCGCCTGCGACGAGGCTGAACACTGGCCGGAACTGCCGCCGATCGGCAAACCGATCACCAACGCGCGGCTCTATGTGCTGGACGGCGACCTCAATCCGCTGCCGGTGGGGGTGTCCGGCGAGCTGTACATTGCCGGCGCCTGCCTGGCCCGCGGCTACCTCAACCGCAGCGCAGCGAGTGCCGAGCGCTTCCTGCCTGACCCGTTCGGCACCGAGCCTGGCGCACGCATGTACCGCAGTGGCGACCTGGCGCGCTGGCAGGCCGACGGCAACCTCGAATACCTGGGCAGGGCGGACCAGCAGGTCAAGCTGCGCGGTTTCCGTATCGAACTGGGCGAGATCGACAGCCTGCTGCGCCAGCAACCGGGCGTGCGCGACGCCACCGTGCTGTTGCGCGAGGACGTCGCCGGCGACCCACGCCTGGTGGCCTACGTGGTCGGCGAGCAAGCGCCGCAGACCCTGCGCGCCGCGTTGCAGCGCCAGTTGCCCGAGCACATGCTGCCCAGCGCCTGGGTCAGCCTGGAGCAACTGCCACTGACCCGCAACGGCAAGCTCGACCGCCAGGCGTTGCCGGCGCCCGAGCGCGGCGGCGCGGCGCATTTCGAGGCGCCACGCGACGACACCGAGCAGCGCATGGCCCAGGTCTGGGCCGAGGTGCTCAAGTGCGAGCGGGTCGGCATCCATGACAACTTCTTCGACCTGGGCGGGCATTCGCTGCTGGCCACGCGCCTGGTCTACGCGGTCAACCAGCGCCTGGGCACGCAGCTGTCGCTGAGCAGCCTGTTCCAGGCGCCCGTGCTCATGGACCTGGCCGCCCAGGCCAAAGCCATGGCGCACGGGCAGGCCGCGTCCGAGGTTCAGGCGCTGCGGCCCGATCCTGCGAGCCGTCACGCGCCGTTCCCGCTCACCGATATCCAGCAGGCCTACTGGTTCGGCCGCGAAGCCAGCGTCAGCCTCGGCGGCGTCAGCGCCCACGGCTACGAGGAACTGCGCATACCGGCGTTCGATGTGCCGCGTTTCGAGGCCGCGCTCAACCGCATGATCTTGCGCCACGACATGCTGCGAGTGGTGTTCCTCGGCGATGGCACCCAGCAAGTGCTGGAGCAGGTGCCGCGCTACAGCATGGCCGTGCACGACCTGCGTGGCCTGGGCGCAGAAGCGGCCAACCAGGCCTTGCTGGCCACCCGCGAGCGTCAGTCGCACCAGGTGCTCGACGCCAGCCGATGGCCGCTGTTCGACTTCAGTGTATCGCTGCTCGACCATGGCATCAGCCACCTGCATATCAGCCTCGACGCGTTGGTGGTCGATGCCGCCAGCACGCAGATCCTCGCCCGCGAGCTGATGGGGTTCTATCACGACCCCGAGCGGGCGCTGCCCGAGCCGGGCGTGACCTTCCGCGACTACGTGCTGGCCGAGCGCCGGCTGCGCGCCGACCAGCGCTACGCGCAGGCCCTGGACTACTGGCGCGGGCGCATCGAGCACCTGGCCCCGGCCCCGGACTTGCCACGGGTATGCCAGCCGGAAAGCATCGCCAACCCGCACTTCACCCGGCGCGATCGCGACATGCCGGCGGCGCAGTGGGCCCAGCTCAAGGCCATGGCCCGGCGGTTCGGCGTCACCCCGTCGGTGATGCTGCTGACCGCGTTCAGCGAGGTACTGGCGCTGTGGAGCCGGCAACCGCGCTTCACCCTCAGCCTGCCGCTGTTCAACCGCCTGCCGTTGCACCCGCAGGTGGACGCGATCATCGGTGATTTCACCTCCCTGGTACTGCTGGAGGTTGCCATCGACGGCACCGCCAGCTTCACCGACAAGGCCCGCGCCGTGCAGGCACGCCTGTGGCAGGACATCGACCACTCGGTGGTCAGCGGCGTGCGCGTGCTGCGCGAATTGTCCCAGGCCCGCGGCGTGCAGCAGACGGCGATGCCGATCGTGTTCAACAGCACCCTGTCGGAAGCCGCGCCGGAGCTGGCCGAGTTTAACCTGGCCGACGCCCTGGGCGCGACGCTGGAACACAGCATCACCCAGACCCCGCACGTGTGGCTCGACCACACCCTGCTCGAGCTCGAAGGCCGCCTGCTGTTCAACTGGGACAGCATCGATGCATTGTTCCCCGAAGGCATGATCGGGCAGATGTTCGCCGCCTACAACGCGCTGCTCGATCGCCTGCTCGCCCCTGAAGCCTGGGCCGCCAGCACGCCGCAGTTGCTGCCCCAGGCGCGCCTGCCGCAAGCACCGGCGGCGCCACGAGACCTGCCGTTGATGCACGCGCTGTTCGAGCGCCAGGCCCTGGCCACGCCACAGGCCGTCGCGGTGCTGGGCACCCGTGAGCTCAGCTACGGCCAGCTGCGTCAGGAGGCCCGCCAACTGGCCGCGCAACTGCAAGCGCGCGGCGCGCAGCGCAATCGCCTGGTCGCGGTGGTGATGCAGCGTGGTTGGGAGCAGGTAGTGGCGACGCTGGCGATCCTGTATGCCGGCGGCGCCTACCTGCCGCTCGATCCGACCCTGCCCAAGGCGCGCTTGCAGCACATTCTCGAACGCGCCGAGGCCACCCTGGCGCTGACCCAGCCCGGCCTGCTGGAGCAGGTGGCGTGGCCGGCGCAGATTACCGCGCTGACGGTCAGCGAGCAGGCGCACAGCGCGGCCGAAGCGCTGCGCGAAGTGGACGTGCGCCCCGATGACCTCGCCTACGTGATCTACACCTCCGGCTCCACCGGTACCCCCAAGGGCGTGGTGATCGACCACCAGGGCGCGGTCAACACCTTGCTCGATATCAACCGGCGCTTCGCCGTGGGCCCGCAGGACCGCGTGCTGGCCATCTCGTCGCTGAGCTTCGACCTGTCGGTGTACGACTTCTTCGGCACCCTGGCGGCGGGCGCGGCGGTGGTGATGCTCGAACCGCAGTTGAGCCTCGACCCGGCGCACTGGGCCGCCCTGGTCGAGGGTCATCGGGTGAGTGTGTGGAATTCGGTGCCGGCGCTGCTGGGCATGCTGGTCGAGTACCTGGAGGGCGAGGGCAGGGCGCTGCCGGCGAGCCTGCGCCTGGCCATGCTGTCCGGCGACTGGATCCCGCTGGCGTTGCCCGAACGCGCCCGGGCACTGCGCCCGGGGTTGCAGATGATGAGCCTGGGCGGGGCCACCGAGGCGTCGATCTGGTCGATCGGCTACCCGATCACCCAGGTCGATCCGGCGTGGCGCAGCATTCCCTACGGCAAGGCCTTGGATCACCAGCGTTTCCACGTGCTGGACGAGGCCCTGCAGGTGCGCCCGACCTGGGCCACCGGCCACCTGTACATCGGCGGCATTGGCCTGGCCAAGGGCTACTGGCGCGACGAGGCGCTGAGCGCCAGGAGCTTCTTCGACCACCCGCTGAGCGGTGAGCGTCTGTACCGCACCGGCGATCTCGGGCGCCTGCTGCCCGACGGCAACATCGAGTTCCTCGGCCGCGACGACAACCAGGTCAAGGTCCAGGGCTATCGCATCGAGCTGGGCGAGATCGAGGCCGTGCTCAATCGCCACCCGGGCGTGCACAGCGCGGTGGTGCGCATCCTCGGCGAGGCCCAGGCGCAAAAACGCCTGGCCGGCTACGTGCTCAAGGCCGACCCGGCGCTGCAGGTCGGCGACTTCGCCGGCTACCTGGCCGACAAGCTGCCGGCGTACATGCTGCCGTCATCGTTCACCTTCGTGGACGCCTGGCCGCTGTCGGCCAACGGCAAGGTCGACAAGAGCCGCCTGCCCGAACCCGAGCAGGCGCCGGCCAGCGGCCCGCAGCTGCTGCTCGACGGCCCGCAGGAACAGCGACTGGTGGCGATCGTCGAGCAGGTACTGGGCCAGCCGGCCATCGCCGCCGATGCCAACCTGCTGAGCCTCGGCGCCACCTCCATCGACATCGTGCGCATCAGCAACGCGCTGTCCAGCGAACTGGGCTTCCGTCCCCATGTGGCTCACCTGCTGGCGCAGCCGACCCTGCTCAACCTGTTGGCGCTGTACCGCCAGCGTCCCCAGCGTCACGAAGCGCCGAGGGCGCAGGTCGACGAGGTGCTGGACGATCCCCAGCAACGCGCACGCTTCAAGGCCGAGCAACGCGCACGGCGGCGTTTCGCCGACGATGCGCGGCAGGTGCCCCTGGGCGTGCCGGACGATCCGGCCTTTATCCAGCGTTATCGTGACTACCGCTCGGTGCGCCATTACCTGGAACAGCCGATCACCGCGCAGGCCTTTGCCGGGCTGCTGGCGATGCTGGCCCAGGGGCAGCTCGACGGCGAGGCGAAGTACCTGTTCCCCTCGGCCGGCGGCGCCTATCCGCTGCAGACCTACCTGTACATCAAGCCGGGGCGGGTGCTCGGGGTGCCCGGCGGCGCCTACTACCACGACCCGGTCGCTCATCGCCTGGTGGCCATGGGCGACGGTGCGCTGGATGCCGACACCTACGACTACTTCGTCAACCGGCCGGTGTACGAGGGCGCGGCGTTCGCGCTGTTCTTCGTTGCCGACCTGGCGGCGATTCGCCCGCTGTACGGTGACGGCAGCCGTGAGTTCTGTCTGATCGAGGCCGGCGCCATGGCGCAGTTGCTGACCATGGCCGCGCCCGACCTGGGGCTGGGCCTGTGCGGCGTCGGTTCGGTGGAGGCGCGCCAGTTGGCCGGGTTGTTCGACCTGGGCGCCGACCATGCGCTGGTCTATTCGATGGTGGGCGGCCTGCGCGCAGCCCATGCAACGCCAACCACGCAGCCTGAGGTACTCGCCGTGACGGCGCAGGACGACAACGACATGGAGGAATTCGAAGTATGA